One window from the genome of Acidihalobacter ferrooxydans encodes:
- a CDS encoding FadR/GntR family transcriptional regulator: MPPGMPHARGATSARGRNRPRELAEAVKDWIAEQALQPGDRLPQEKDLITLFKASRGTVREALKLLEAQDLIRIRTGPHGGAYVKDVSLERASELLGNYFFFKDITLHDIYELRIRLEPDLAVSLIDIVTSEDRNELKQLMRRYDHPPATAEEEREQRFAELRFHERLAELAPNPLLSFACLFLIRLLKELTIAHRIYAQPQPELRAGGHNYQKQLLDALERKDARRVRRIMREHMKFAQTHMQAQEMVILKRFLR, encoded by the coding sequence GTGCCTCCCGGCATGCCACATGCGCGCGGCGCCACCTCGGCGCGCGGCCGCAACCGCCCGCGCGAACTGGCCGAAGCCGTGAAGGACTGGATTGCCGAACAGGCTTTGCAGCCGGGCGACCGGCTTCCGCAGGAAAAGGACTTGATCACGCTGTTCAAGGCCAGCCGCGGCACCGTGCGCGAGGCACTGAAGCTGCTCGAAGCACAGGACCTGATCCGCATCCGCACCGGCCCCCACGGTGGCGCCTACGTGAAGGACGTGTCACTGGAACGCGCCAGTGAACTACTTGGCAATTACTTCTTCTTCAAGGACATCACACTCCACGATATCTACGAGCTGCGTATCCGCCTGGAGCCGGATCTCGCCGTCAGCCTAATCGACATCGTGACATCGGAAGACCGCAACGAACTCAAGCAGCTCATGCGCCGATACGATCATCCGCCCGCCACGGCAGAGGAAGAACGCGAACAGCGCTTTGCCGAGCTGCGCTTCCACGAGCGCCTAGCCGAACTGGCGCCCAACCCGCTGCTGTCATTCGCCTGCCTTTTTCTGATCCGTTTATTGAAGGAGCTGACGATTGCCCATCGTATCTACGCGCAGCCACAGCCGGAACTGCGTGCCGGCGGCCACAACTACCAGAAGCAACTGCTCGATGCGCTCGAACGCAAGGACGCAAGACGCGTACGCCGCATCATGCGCGAACACATGAAGTTCGCGCAGACACATATGCAGGCGCAGGAAATGGTGATATTGAAGCGGTTTCTGCGTTAG